In a genomic window of Methanosarcina horonobensis HB-1 = JCM 15518:
- a CDS encoding DNA topoisomerase I translates to MTVVAFAEKNKAAAQIASILGDGEVDKISVEGLPAYEFKWKGEEWLVMGLSGHIMSYDFPEKYNKWSEVDPSTLLGVDPEKFVTRKEYEAAIKNLAKRADKIILACDYDREGENIGFEAKTLAEEVTNVPVARARFSALSPKEVRKAFESPVDPDHNLAMAAEARQILDLKMGAAFTRFVTLSVREKARTKDVLSIGPCQTPTCGFVYEREKAIRAFEAKDFWKITAIFAAKGGEFEGTHRAGNIHDKEKAAEIFKRLKGAKEGLVVKKTVKEAKTSPPNPLNTTEFLKRASKFLGISPEVALETAEQLYLAGFTSYPRTETNKYADDFDFKSLVFDFARQKEYKPFAESILSAPIVPKNGEKDAHDHPPIHPIRAAARGEISSAINIPQAAEVYDLIARHFLANLMPAAVFEKTHLHLQVQEEPFDSSGTVLKDAGWLEVYPFENKKDKLLPFVEEKEKVDVKKLSNTKSKTSPPKKLTEAELLTLMDKHGIGTKATAPTHIETNKKRGYFENKGKTISILDTGFTLMEGLSLSVPILVRPDIRSKIEALIQEVEDGKKEFEAALDEGTVLIKEMYAQLEANKKELTSNIAGTIKDEAALEDKKNYIGTCKACGHVLRIVQTDSGRFVGCTGYPDCRNSFPLPKTGALTVLRSKECKKEGAAVLKVGNKYNWAVGVGPCFKCELEKECYPPETVGPCPECDGRMFLISFKDNRFLGCTKRCGYTHSVPKTGKLTLLDKTCEICGWKLFRLKEDGEGSEIPEDDFCLNRRCTEGIKYWKKVSPRNESRAQRKVSADPATGSGTKSAGRGTEKPAAGRVSKAVSVAGSRKESK, encoded by the coding sequence GAGAAGTTCGTGACCAGGAAAGAGTACGAAGCTGCGATAAAAAACCTGGCAAAACGGGCAGACAAAATTATCCTTGCATGCGACTATGACAGGGAAGGGGAAAACATAGGGTTTGAAGCAAAAACCCTTGCCGAAGAGGTTACAAACGTACCTGTCGCAAGGGCACGTTTTTCAGCCCTTTCCCCAAAAGAGGTCAGAAAAGCTTTTGAAAGTCCTGTGGACCCTGACCATAACCTTGCCATGGCTGCGGAAGCCAGGCAGATCCTTGACCTGAAAATGGGGGCTGCGTTTACGCGCTTTGTCACGCTTTCGGTCAGGGAAAAGGCAAGGACGAAAGATGTCCTTTCAATAGGACCCTGCCAGACTCCTACCTGCGGGTTTGTTTACGAAAGGGAAAAAGCAATCCGGGCTTTTGAGGCAAAGGACTTCTGGAAGATTACTGCAATTTTTGCCGCAAAAGGTGGAGAATTCGAAGGCACTCACAGAGCAGGAAACATCCACGACAAAGAAAAAGCAGCTGAAATTTTCAAGCGGCTAAAAGGGGCAAAGGAAGGGCTTGTCGTAAAGAAAACGGTAAAAGAAGCGAAAACCAGCCCTCCGAACCCTTTGAATACTACAGAGTTCCTGAAGCGGGCTTCAAAGTTCCTGGGAATCAGTCCGGAGGTTGCACTCGAAACCGCGGAACAGCTCTACCTTGCAGGGTTTACTAGCTATCCGAGGACAGAGACTAACAAATATGCAGACGACTTCGACTTTAAGTCCCTTGTTTTTGATTTTGCGAGGCAGAAAGAGTACAAGCCCTTTGCCGAGTCCATTCTCTCCGCCCCGATAGTGCCGAAGAATGGAGAAAAAGACGCGCATGACCATCCCCCTATTCACCCTATCCGGGCGGCTGCCAGGGGAGAGATCAGCTCCGCAATAAATATCCCGCAAGCGGCAGAAGTCTATGACCTTATTGCAAGACATTTCCTGGCAAACCTGATGCCTGCAGCGGTTTTCGAAAAAACACACCTTCACCTGCAGGTTCAGGAAGAGCCTTTTGACTCCTCAGGGACCGTGCTTAAAGATGCAGGCTGGCTCGAAGTCTATCCTTTTGAAAATAAAAAAGATAAGCTCCTCCCGTTTGTAGAGGAAAAAGAGAAAGTGGACGTAAAAAAGCTGAGCAATACAAAGTCCAAAACCAGTCCTCCGAAGAAGCTGACAGAAGCCGAACTCCTGACCCTTATGGATAAGCACGGGATAGGGACAAAAGCAACGGCTCCTACCCATATCGAGACAAACAAAAAGCGGGGTTATTTCGAGAACAAAGGAAAAACGATTTCTATCCTTGATACAGGCTTTACCCTGATGGAAGGGCTTTCTTTATCCGTCCCGATCCTTGTCAGGCCTGATATCCGCTCAAAGATTGAAGCCCTTATACAGGAAGTAGAAGACGGGAAAAAAGAGTTCGAAGCTGCCCTTGATGAAGGTACAGTCCTGATAAAAGAGATGTATGCCCAGCTTGAAGCAAACAAAAAAGAGCTGACCTCAAACATTGCAGGTACGATCAAGGATGAAGCTGCCCTTGAAGACAAGAAAAACTACATCGGGACCTGCAAGGCATGCGGGCACGTGCTCAGAATCGTGCAGACGGATTCCGGGCGCTTTGTGGGCTGCACAGGTTACCCTGATTGCAGAAACTCGTTCCCCCTGCCGAAAACCGGAGCTCTGACCGTACTCAGGAGCAAAGAATGTAAAAAAGAAGGAGCAGCTGTCCTGAAGGTAGGAAATAAGTATAACTGGGCTGTAGGTGTAGGACCCTGCTTTAAATGTGAGCTTGAAAAGGAATGTTATCCTCCTGAAACCGTGGGACCGTGCCCTGAATGTGACGGGAGAATGTTCCTGATATCTTTCAAAGACAACCGCTTTCTGGGCTGCACAAAACGCTGCGGATATACGCATTCGGTCCCAAAGACCGGAAAATTAACCCTTCTCGATAAAACCTGTGAGATCTGCGGCTGGAAGCTATTCAGGCTAAAAGAAGATGGAGAAGGAAGCGAAATCCCGGAAGATGATTTCTGCTTAAACCGGCGCTGCACGGAAGGTATAAAATACTGGAAAAAAGTGAGCCCCAGAAATGAATCGAGGGCACAGAGAAAGGTTTCTGCAGATCCTGCAACAGGGTCGGGGACGAAAAGTGCGGGAAGAGGTACGGAAAAACCGGCAGCAGGCAGAGTTTCAAAAGCAGTATCTGTTGCAGGCAGCAGGAAAGAGAGTAAGTGA